CCAGGAACACACCGAGGCAGCCGGCCTCGAGCACCAGCAGCCAGGCGTAGTAGGGCTTGGGGTCGTGGTGCGGGGCGGTGCCCAGCATGGCGATGGGGAACAGGATCCCCGTCAGCACCACGAGCAGCAGCGAGATGCCGTCGACGCCCAGGTGCCACGAGATCCCGAGGTCGGCGATCCACGTGTGCTGGGTGGTGAACTGGAAGCCCGCCCCGCCCGTCTCGAAGGCGGCCAGCAGCCAGAGGGTGAGGGCACCGGTGGCCGCGGCGAACAGCACGGCCGTGAGGCGGACGAGCTCGGGCCGGCGCCGCGGCAGCAGGGCGACGACGAGCGCGCCGAGGCCGGGCAGCAGCACCAGGGCGGTGAGCAGCGGGAACGACGGGCTGGCTTCGGTGGCGGCGGACGCCGCGGTCGCGAGCATCAGATCCCCGCCCTCGTGAGGAGCCAGGCGAGGAGGAGCACGGCGCCGATGGCCACCCCCAGCGCATAGTTGCGCAGGTAGCCGCTCTGGAGGCGGCGCAGGCCCATCGAGCTGCCCCGCACCACCGTGGCGACGCCGTTGACGGCGCCGTCGATGACGCGGGTGTCGAAGAAGACCATCGCGTTGAAGGCCCAGGTGCCGGGGCCGCTGACGACGGCGGCGTAGCCCTCGTCGATGTGCCAGGCCCGGGCGAGGATCTCCTTGTCGAAGACCTTGGCGTCGATCTTGTGGGCGAGGTAGGTGCGGTAGGCCACGAAGATGCCGATCAGGGCGGCGACGACCGAGATACCGGCCAAGAGGAACTGCTCGGCGCCCGACACGGTGAGGTGGGCCTCGGCGCCCTCGACCACCGGCTCGAGCCAGACCTCGAGGAACTTGAAGTTCGTCGAGAAGGGCAGGTTGAAGATGCCGGCGCCGGCCGAGAAGACCGCCAGGAGGAAAAGCGGGACCGTCATGGTGGGCGGCGACTCGTGCGGGTGCAGGTCGGGCTGGTCGGTGCCCTCGCCCCAGCGGGGCTTGCCGAAGAAGGTGAGGAACATCAGGCGGCTCATGTAGAAGGCGGTGAGCAGCGCGGTGAGCACGCCGACGGCCCAGAGCACCGGGCCGTGCTCCTGCCAGGCGAAGACCAGGATCTCGTCCTTCGACCAGAAGCCCGCGAACGGGGGGATGCCGGCGATGGCCAGCCAGCCGATCAGGAAGGTGATGAAGGTGATCGGCATCTTCTTGCGCAGCCCGCCCATCTTGCGCATGTCCTGCTCGTCGTGCATGCCGTGGATGACCGAGCCGGCGGCGAGGAACATGAGGCCCTTGAAGAAGGCGTGGGTGATCATGTGGAAGGCGGCGGCGATGTAGGCGCCCGACCCGATGGCCACGAACATGAAGCCGAGCTGGCTGACCGTGGAGTACGCCAGGACCTTCTTGATGTCGTTCTGGCCGATGGCGATGGTGGCGGCCAGGAGTGCGGTGGCCGCGCCGATCACCGCGATGCCGGTGGGCAGCCAGTCGGCCGACACCGCCAGCATCGGGTTGATGCGGATCATCAGGTAGACGCCGGCGGTGACCATGGTGGCGGCGTGGATGAGGGCCGAGACCGGGGTGGGGCCCGCCATGGCGTCGGGCAGCCAGACGTAGAGCGGGATCTGGGCGGACTTGCCCACGGCACCGATGAAGAGGAGGGCGGCGATGGCGGTGACCGTGGTCGTGGTCATCGAGCCGGCGGCGGGGAGGATCTCCTCGTAGGCCAGCGTGCCGACGGTCTGGAAGGTGAGGAAGATGGCGAGCATGAAGCCGAAGTCACCGATGCGGTTGGTGACGAAGGCCTTCTTGCCGGCGACCGCGTTGGCCTCCTCGGTGAACCAGAACGAGATCAGGAAGTACGAGCACAGGCCGACGCCCTCCCAGCCCACGAAGGTGAGCAGGAGGCTGTTGCCGAGCACCAGCACGAGCATCGAGAAGACGAACAGGTTCAGGTAGAGGAAGAAGCGCCCGAACTTGGCGTCGCCGTGCATGTACCCGATCGAGTACACGTGGATCAGGGCGGCGATGCCCGTGACGAACATGCACATGCTGATCGACAGGGGATCGGCCAGGGTGGCCACGTCCACGTGCAGGCCGCCGACGGGCAGCCAGGTGTAGAGCACGTCGACGACGGTGCGCTCGTCGACCGGCTGGCTCTGGAGGTCGAAGAAGACGGCGGCGGTGACGAGGAACGAGGCCCCGACCGTGATGGTGCCGATGATGCCGGGCCACGGCTCCTTGAGGCGCTGGCCTCCGAGGAGCAGCACCAGGAACCCGGCCAGCGGCAGCGCAGGGATCAACCAGACGTAGTCGAGCATCTGTTCGCCCTCAGCCCTTCAGCGCCGACAGGTCGTCCGCGGTGGCGCCGGGGCGCCTACGCAGGATGGCCACGATGAGCCCGAGGCCGACCACCACCTCGGCGGCGGCCACCACGAGCACGAAGAACACGACGACCTGGCCGCCGATGTCGCCCAGCAGCGTGCCGAAGGCCACGAAGGTGAGGTTCACCGCGTTCAGCATGAGCTCGACGCACATGAACATGACCAGGGGGTTGCGGCGCACCAGCAGGCCGAAGGCGCCGATGGCGAACAGCACGGCCCCGAGGGCCAGGTACCACTGCGGGGTCACCTCGATGGCGGCCAGCATCAGCCCACCTCCTCGCTGTCAGCAGCGTCGTCGTCGGCCCGACGCGACAGCGCCACGGCGCCGACCACGGCGATGGTCAACAGGATGGCGGTGATCTCGAAGGCCAGCACGTAGTCGGTGAAGAGCACCGTGCCGAGCTGGTTGATGTTGGCGACCGTGTCCGAGATGGCCTCGGTGGCGGCCTTGGCACCGGGGGCCGGGGTGTCGCCGACGAAGATGGCGACGAGAAGCAGGGCGGCACCGGCCACGCCGACGATGGCGGCCAGGGGCCGCTGGCCCACCAGCGGGTCGACGCTGAGGTCCTCGGCCTGGTCGACGCCGAGCAGCATGAGTACGAACAGGAACAACACGACGATGGCGCCGGCGTAGACGATCACCTGCACCGCGGCCAGGAACTGGGCGTCCTGGGCGATGAAGAGCACGGCGATGCCGAAGAGCGTGGCCACCAGCGAGAGGGCGGCGTGCACCGGGTTCTTCGAGGCGATCACCCCGAGCGCGCCGGCGAGCACGATGCCGGCGGCCACCACGAACACGAACACCTCCATCATCAGTGGTGCCCCCCGTCGTGGTCGCCGTGGTCGTGGTCGTCGTGGCCGTCCTCGGTCGTCTCGGCGGGCGGCTCGGGCAGGTCGGCCAACTGGCCCTGCTCGGGGGCGCGCACGCCGTAGCCCAGCTCGCCGGCCCAGGCCACGCGGCCCACGTAGTTGGCGTTGCCCGCCGGGGCGGTGGCACGCATCCAGGCCGACGTGTTGTCGTCGTCGCCCGGGCGCCAGTCCTCCCAGGGCAGCTTCTGGGGCTGACCTTCGTCGTCCACGAGCAGTTCGTCGCGGGTGTAGATGGCGTCCTGGCGGCTGGTGAACGAGAACTCGAACAGCTTCGACTCGGTGATGGCCTCGGTGGGGCAGGCCTCGACGCACAGGTCGCAGTGGATGCAGCGCAGGTAGTTGATCTCGTAGATGAAGCCGTAGCGCTCACCCG
This genomic interval from Acidimicrobiales bacterium contains the following:
- the nuoK gene encoding NADH-quinone oxidoreductase subunit NuoK, with protein sequence MTPQWYLALGAVLFAIGAFGLLVRRNPLVMFMCVELMLNAVNLTFVAFGTLLGDIGGQVVVFFVLVVAAAEVVVGLGLIVAILRRRPGATADDLSALKG
- a CDS encoding NADH-quinone oxidoreductase subunit J — encoded protein: MMEVFVFVVAAGIVLAGALGVIASKNPVHAALSLVATLFGIAVLFIAQDAQFLAAVQVIVYAGAIVVLFLFVLMLLGVDQAEDLSVDPLVGQRPLAAIVGVAGAALLLVAIFVGDTPAPGAKAATEAISDTVANINQLGTVLFTDYVLAFEITAILLTIAVVGAVALSRRADDDAADSEEVG
- the nuoL gene encoding NADH-quinone oxidoreductase subunit L, whose translation is MLDYVWLIPALPLAGFLVLLLGGQRLKEPWPGIIGTITVGASFLVTAAVFFDLQSQPVDERTVVDVLYTWLPVGGLHVDVATLADPLSISMCMFVTGIAALIHVYSIGYMHGDAKFGRFFLYLNLFVFSMLVLVLGNSLLLTFVGWEGVGLCSYFLISFWFTEEANAVAGKKAFVTNRIGDFGFMLAIFLTFQTVGTLAYEEILPAAGSMTTTTVTAIAALLFIGAVGKSAQIPLYVWLPDAMAGPTPVSALIHAATMVTAGVYLMIRINPMLAVSADWLPTGIAVIGAATALLAATIAIGQNDIKKVLAYSTVSQLGFMFVAIGSGAYIAAAFHMITHAFFKGLMFLAAGSVIHGMHDEQDMRKMGGLRKKMPITFITFLIGWLAIAGIPPFAGFWSKDEILVFAWQEHGPVLWAVGVLTALLTAFYMSRLMFLTFFGKPRWGEGTDQPDLHPHESPPTMTVPLFLLAVFSAGAGIFNLPFSTNFKFLEVWLEPVVEGAEAHLTVSGAEQFLLAGISVVAALIGIFVAYRTYLAHKIDAKVFDKEILARAWHIDEGYAAVVSGPGTWAFNAMVFFDTRVIDGAVNGVATVVRGSSMGLRRLQSGYLRNYALGVAIGAVLLLAWLLTRAGI
- the nuoI gene encoding NADH-quinone oxidoreductase subunit NuoI; translation: MGYLDGFGVTIKKWLGPGTDSGRRVTLQYPEQTRPKPERFHGRHVLNRYDDGMEKCIGCELCAGVCPARCIYVRGRDNDPDDPTSPGERYGFIYEINYLRCIHCDLCVEACPTEAITESKLFEFSFTSRQDAIYTRDELLVDDEGQPQKLPWEDWRPGDDDNTSAWMRATAPAGNANYVGRVAWAGELGYGVRAPEQGQLADLPEPPAETTEDGHDDHDHGDHDGGHH